From the genome of Papaver somniferum cultivar HN1 chromosome 2, ASM357369v1, whole genome shotgun sequence, one region includes:
- the LOC113350174 gene encoding probable prolyl 4-hydroxylase 4 — MMIQSSTLIISLLCIILSVFQTCYSVSTGTIIQPSKSRQISWKPRAFVYEGFLTEEECDHLIALAKTELKRSVVANSESGDSMLSEVRTSSGTFIGKAKDSIVSHIEDKIAAWTFLPKENGEDIQVLKYEEGQKYDAHYDYFSDPVNIVRGGHRLATVLMYLSDVQKGGETVFPNAEELPQRGSHDKDDLSDCAKKGIAVKPRKGDALLFFNLYPTAVPDTMSLHGGCPVLEGEKWSATKWIHVDSFDKIVGSGGGKCSDDNDRCEQWAALGECTKNPEYMVGSTDIPGSCRRSCKVC; from the exons atgatgattcaatcatcaaCACTAATCATTTCTCTTCTATGTATCATTCTATCAGTCTTTCAAACTTGTTATTCAGTTTCAACGGGCACCATTATTCAACCTTCTAAGAGTAGACAAATTTCATGGAAACCCAG AGCATTTGTGTATGAAGGGTTTCTAACGGAGGAAGAATGTGATCATCTGATAGCTTTG GCAAAAACTGAGCTAAAGAGATCAGTTGTAGCTAATAGTGAGTCTGGGGACAGTATGCTTAGCGAAGTTCGAACTAGCTCCGGAACCTTTATTGGTAAAGCAAAG GATTCTATTGTATCACATATCGAGGACAAGATCGCAGCATGGACCTTTCTGCCAAAAG AGAATGGTGAGGATATTCAAGTACTGAAATATGAAGAGGGGCAAAAATATGATGCACATTATGACTACTTCTCCGATCCAGTTAATATTGTTAGAGGAGGGCATCGTCTTGCTACTGTGCTAATGTATCTAAGTGATGTCCAAAAAGGTGGTGAAACCGTATTTCCAAATGCAGAG GAGCTTCCACAACGTGGATCCCATGataaggatgacttatctgaTTGTGCAAAGAAGGGAATTGCAG TAAAACCACGAAAAGGAGATGCACTTCTCTTCTTCAATCTCTACCCAACTGCTGTCCCAGACACCATGAGTCTCCATGGTGGATGCCCCGTGCTTGAAGGTGAAAAATGGTCTGCAACGAAGTGGATACATGTGGACTCCTTCGACAAGATAGTAGGAAGTGGTGGTGGTAAATGCTCAGATGACAATGATAGGTGCGAGCAATGGGCAGCTCTTGGAGAATGCACGAAGAACCCAGAGTACATGGTGGGATCTACAGACATTCCGGGGTCTTGTAGGAGGAGTTGTAAGGTGTGTTAA
- the LOC113350175 gene encoding E3 ubiquitin-protein ligase WAV3-like, which produces MRICTLCDGALKAGSGSVTRAIFSAECSHSFHFTCITSYVKHGNHVCPICDVEWKDIPSHAPIAKPTNGTTRVVPILTWPSHIKATSGTLPCIPSQTNSNRSITSNSQSSEPFHFNDDDPLDFQFKFPSNDKSIIRSIDIKTSTELSAVRRSISQKNFHVLINLKAHVTDMNQVNSDIPSPTRRAPVDLVTVLDVSGSMTGTKILLLKRAMGFVIENLGPFDRLSVITFSSNARRLFPLLLMDDSGKQHALQAVNCLFAGGETNISEGLKKGAQVMEDRRHKNPVCSIMLLSDGQETVKNRIHLQEKLRLKIPVHTFGFGEDHDPITLHSIAEGSKGTFSFIENEGLIQDAFAQCIGGLLGVVAQDLQVHIQSLQLDLCLSQLKAGSYSSNISCDNQIGFVDIGELYADEERDVLVLVNIPSVEDKDSGNQMKLVSVRCTYRDPFTKESMATDAIEVKIYRPRSLIEDLVVSVEVDRQKNRFRAAEAMRFARAAADKGDLPNARAIIDRCRMWISESASMRAGDKLCVALDAELQEVWSRMGSKKIYESTGRGYILSGMSAHSMQKATARGDSTETSSPVHAYQTPPMFEMLKLSRMSLPNFLRPKKTQPKYI; this is translated from the exons ATG AGGATTTGTACTTTATGTGATGGTGCCCTGAAAGCAGGATCTGGTAGTGTAACTAGAGCTATCTTCTCTGCAGAATGCTCACATTCCTTTCATTTCACTTGCATCACTTCATATGTGAAGCATGGAAACCATGTTTGCCCCATTTGTGATGTTGAATGGAAGGATATCCCTTCACATGCACCTATTGCCAAACCAACCAATGGAACGACAAGAGTCGTCCCCATTCTTACCTGGCCATCACATATTAAAGCGACATCAGGCACATTACCCTGTATTCCTTCTCAAACAAATTCTAATCGGAGCATTACATCAAATTCCCAATCTTCTGAGCCATTTCACTTCAATGATGATGATCCCTTGGATTTCCAATTTAAGTTTCCCTCTAATGATAAATCAATCATTAGGTCCATAGATATCAAAACATCCACTGAATTGTCAGCTGTTCGGAGATCAATATCGCAAAAAAACTTCCATGTACTTATTAATCTCAAAGCTCATGTCACAGATATGAATCAAGTTAATAGTGATATACCATCTCCAACTCGTCGTGCTCCAGTTGATCTTGTTACCGTTCTTGATGTAAGTGGTAGCATGACAGGCACAAAGATTCTGCTGTTGAAGCGAGCCATGGGGTTTGTCATAGAGAACCTTGGCCCTTTTGACAGATTATCCGTTATTACCTTCTCATCTAATGCCCGCCGCCTCTTCCCGCTTCTCCTAATGGATGATTCTGGAAAACAACATGCACTACAAGCTGTGAATTGTTTGTTTGCTGGTGGTGAGACAAACATTTCAGAAGGTCTAAAAAAGGGGGCACAAGTAATGGAAGACCGGAGACACAAAAATCCTGTTTGTAGCATCATGCTGTTATCTGACGGGCAGGAAACAGTTAAGAATAGAATCCACCTTCAAGAAAAGTTAAGGTTGAAAATTCCAGTTCATACATTTGGATTTGGTGAGGACCATGATCCCATCACGTTGCACTCAATTGCCGAGGGTTCCAAGGGCACATTTTCCTTTATTGAAAACGAGGGACTGATACAAGATGCATTTGCTCAATGCATCGGTGGCCTCCTTGGTGTAGTTGCACAAGACTTGCAAGTACATATACAATCTCTTCAACTCGATCTTTGTCTTAGCCAACTAAAAGCAGGGAGTTATTCCTCCAACATATCATGCGATAATCAAATAGGATTTGTAGACATTGGGGAGTTGTATGCAGATGAAGAGAGGGATGTACTTGTGCTGGTTAACATTCCATCTGTAGAAGACAAGGATTCCGGCAATCAGATGAAGCTGGTTAGTGTTAGGTGTACATACAGAGACCCTTTCACGAAAGAATCCATGGCTACAGATGCTATAGAAGTGAAAATATATAGACCCAGAAGTCTTATTGAAGATTTGGTTGTTTCTGTAGAGGTTGATAGGCAGAAAAATCGGTTCCGAGCTGCTGAGGCAATGCGTTTTGCACGGGCTGCTGCAGATAAAGGTGATCTGCCTAATGCACGAGCAATAATTGATCGTTGTAGGATGTGGATATCAGAGAGTGCTTCTATGCGTGCCGGTGACAAGTTGTGTGTTGCATTGGATGCCGAGCTTCAAGAGGTATGGTCAAGAATGGGGAGCAAGAAAATTTACGAGTCAACGGGAAGGGGATATATACTTTCGGGAATGAGTGCACATTCAATGCAAAAGGCTACTGCTCGAGGAGATTCTACTGAGACGTCTAGCCCTGTTCATGCTTATCAGACGCCTCCCATGTTTGAAATGCTAAAACTATCTCGGATGTCTCTCCCAAATTTCCTTCGGCCCAAAAAAACGCAGCCTAAATATATTTAG